The Streptomyces sp. Mut1 genome window below encodes:
- a CDS encoding glycoside hydrolase family 65 protein, which translates to MITNRTYTVEPWRVRETALDLGLLAQSESVFALSNGHVGWRGNLDEGEPHGLPGSYLNGVYELHPLPYAEAGYGYPESGQTVINVTNGKLLRLLVDDEPFDLRYGRLGKHERTLDLRRGVLERSCEWTSPAGTTVRVRSTRLVSLTQRAIAAVEYEVEAVDSRTRVVIQSELVTNESLPTSDGDPRTARALQSPLEPEEDQAIGSRLRLVHRTRRSGLRVAVAADHVVEAPGEITTSSESNTDVARFTITSVLDPGQRLRVQKTVAHGWSGARSRPAMSDQVEAALAAAAHGGWDELVAQQRAYLDDFWARADVEVHGDEEIQQAVRFALFHVLQAGARAEQRAIPAKGLTGSGYDGHAFWDTEMFVLPLLTYTEPKAVAEALRWRQATLPAARDRATQLGLRGAAFPWRTIDGSEGSAYWPAGTAAFHVAADIAHAAVRYTAVTGDTDFERETALELLVETARLWRSLGHHDHRGVFHIDGITGPDEYSAVVDDNTYTNLMARSNLLAAADVCERHPDEGARLSVDEEEMAAWRDAAEAMHIPYNEEIGVHEQHAGFTSHQRWDFAGTDADQYPLMLHFPYFDIYRKQVVKQSDLVLAMYTCDSWFEAHCDDDQMAANFAYYEPLTVRDSSLSACCQAVVAARTGHLRLAYDYATEAALMDLADLEHNTRDGLHIASLAGTWMALVAGFGGTRRDGDSLRFTPRLPEKFSRLAFRLQFRGRCLQVEVGPDSATYSLLVGAPLTIHHHGTKAHVNGEGPVTLAISAPKRRPTPEQPPHRRPGAADR; encoded by the coding sequence GTGATCACCAACCGGACGTACACCGTGGAGCCCTGGCGGGTACGCGAGACGGCGCTCGACCTCGGCCTCCTGGCGCAGAGCGAGTCCGTCTTCGCCCTGTCCAACGGGCATGTCGGCTGGCGCGGCAACCTCGACGAGGGCGAACCGCACGGCCTGCCCGGCAGCTACCTCAACGGTGTGTACGAACTGCACCCGCTGCCCTATGCCGAGGCGGGCTACGGCTACCCCGAGTCGGGCCAGACCGTCATCAACGTCACCAACGGCAAGCTGCTCCGGCTGCTGGTCGACGACGAGCCCTTCGACCTGCGTTACGGGCGGCTCGGCAAGCACGAGCGCACCCTGGACCTCAGGCGCGGGGTGCTGGAGCGGAGCTGCGAGTGGACCTCTCCGGCCGGTACGACCGTCCGGGTGCGTTCCACACGCCTCGTCTCCCTCACCCAGCGCGCCATCGCCGCCGTGGAGTACGAGGTCGAGGCCGTCGACAGCCGGACCAGGGTGGTCATCCAATCGGAGCTGGTCACCAACGAGAGCCTGCCCACGTCCGACGGCGACCCGAGGACGGCCAGGGCGTTGCAGTCCCCGCTGGAGCCGGAGGAGGACCAGGCCATCGGGTCGCGGCTGCGTCTGGTCCACCGCACCCGGCGCAGCGGCCTCAGGGTCGCCGTGGCCGCGGACCATGTCGTCGAAGCCCCCGGGGAGATCACCACCAGCAGCGAGAGCAACACGGACGTCGCCCGCTTCACCATCACCTCGGTCCTGGACCCGGGACAGCGGCTTCGGGTCCAGAAGACCGTCGCCCACGGCTGGTCGGGGGCCCGCTCGCGGCCCGCGATGAGCGACCAGGTCGAGGCCGCGCTGGCCGCCGCCGCACATGGCGGCTGGGATGAGCTGGTGGCCCAGCAGCGGGCCTACCTCGATGATTTCTGGGCGCGCGCCGATGTCGAGGTGCACGGCGACGAGGAGATCCAGCAGGCCGTCCGCTTCGCCCTGTTCCATGTGCTGCAGGCCGGTGCCCGCGCCGAGCAGCGCGCGATCCCGGCCAAGGGGCTGACCGGTTCGGGATACGACGGTCATGCCTTCTGGGACACCGAGATGTTCGTGCTGCCCCTTCTCACCTACACCGAGCCCAAGGCGGTCGCCGAGGCACTGCGCTGGCGGCAGGCCACTCTGCCGGCCGCCCGGGACCGCGCCACCCAGCTCGGGCTGCGCGGGGCCGCGTTCCCGTGGCGGACCATCGACGGTTCGGAGGGGTCCGCGTACTGGCCGGCCGGCACCGCCGCCTTCCATGTGGCCGCCGACATCGCGCACGCCGCGGTGCGCTACACGGCGGTGACCGGCGACACCGACTTCGAACGGGAGACCGCCCTGGAACTCCTGGTGGAGACGGCCCGGCTGTGGCGCTCGCTGGGCCATCACGACCACCGGGGTGTGTTCCACATCGACGGCATCACGGGGCCGGACGAGTACAGCGCCGTCGTCGACGACAACACGTACACCAACCTCATGGCTCGCTCCAACCTGCTCGCCGCGGCCGATGTCTGCGAACGCCACCCGGACGAGGGGGCGCGGCTGAGCGTGGACGAGGAGGAGATGGCCGCCTGGAGGGACGCCGCCGAAGCCATGCACATCCCCTACAACGAGGAGATCGGCGTACACGAACAGCACGCCGGCTTCACCAGCCACCAGCGCTGGGACTTCGCGGGCACGGACGCCGACCAGTACCCGCTGATGCTGCACTTCCCCTACTTCGACATCTATCGCAAGCAGGTGGTCAAGCAATCCGACCTCGTGCTGGCCATGTACACCTGCGACAGCTGGTTCGAAGCCCACTGCGACGACGACCAGATGGCCGCGAATTTCGCCTACTACGAGCCGCTGACCGTACGTGACTCCTCCCTGTCCGCATGCTGCCAGGCCGTCGTCGCCGCCCGGACCGGACATCTGCGGCTGGCCTACGACTACGCCACCGAGGCCGCCCTGATGGACTTGGCCGACCTGGAGCACAACACCCGCGACGGACTGCACATCGCCTCCCTGGCCGGTACGTGGATGGCGCTGGTCGCCGGATTCGGCGGTACCCGCCGGGACGGCGACAGCCTGCGCTTCACGCCCCGCCTGCCCGAGAAGTTCAGCCGCCTCGCCTTCCGGCTCCAGTTCCGCGGCCGGTGCCTGCAGGTGGAGGTCGGCCCCGACAGCGCGACGTACTCGCTGCTGGTCGGTGCTCCGCTGACGATCCACCACCACGGCACGAAGGCGCATGTGAACGGGGAGGGGCCCGTCACTCTCGCCATCTCCGCGCCGAAGCGCCGGCCCACGCCCGAACAGCCGCCGCACCGCCGACCGGGCGCCGCCGACCGGTAG
- a CDS encoding beta-phosphoglucomutase family hydrolase, with the protein MTTQLGLPEDIQACLFDLDGVVTRTAVVHAAAWKATFDAFLRERDGEDFRPFTDSDYDQYVDGRPRADGVRSFLASRGIELPEGTPDDPPDTRSVNGVGNRKNGLLLEKIRTDGVEPYEGTLRYIDAVRAAGLATAIVSSSANTRDVLHAIDAERLFDVRIDGVVARDRNLPGKPHPDTFLAAARDLGFEPSRAAVFEDALAGMDAGRSGHFGFVVGVDRVGQTDALYAHGADRVVKDLAELGGSA; encoded by the coding sequence ATGACGACACAGCTCGGTCTTCCCGAAGACATCCAAGCCTGTCTCTTCGATCTCGACGGAGTGGTCACCAGGACGGCGGTGGTGCACGCTGCCGCTTGGAAGGCGACCTTCGACGCCTTCCTGCGCGAGCGGGACGGCGAGGACTTCCGGCCCTTCACCGACTCCGACTACGACCAGTACGTCGACGGCCGCCCCCGAGCCGACGGCGTCCGCTCCTTCCTCGCCTCCCGCGGCATCGAGTTGCCCGAGGGCACCCCGGACGATCCACCGGACACGCGGAGTGTCAACGGCGTCGGCAACCGCAAGAACGGACTCCTTCTGGAGAAGATCCGCACCGACGGCGTGGAGCCGTACGAGGGCACGCTGCGCTACATCGACGCGGTCCGGGCCGCCGGACTCGCCACCGCGATCGTCTCCTCCAGCGCCAACACCCGCGACGTACTGCACGCCATCGACGCCGAGCGGCTGTTCGACGTACGGATCGACGGCGTGGTGGCCAGGGATCGGAACCTGCCGGGCAAGCCTCACCCCGACACCTTCCTGGCCGCCGCCCGCGACCTCGGCTTCGAGCCGTCCCGCGCCGCCGTCTTCGAGGACGCGCTGGCCGGGATGGACGCCGGCCGATCCGGGCATTTCGGCTTCGTCGTGGGCGTCGACCGCGTCGGGCAGACCGACGCCCTCTACGCCCATGGCGCCGACCGTGTCGTCAAGGACCTCGCCGAACTCGGAGGCAGCGCGTGA
- a CDS encoding protein kinase domain-containing protein: protein MPARSLPVAPEPALRCGGLGHQPRCRDPCRTDPCVRSAWRACQVYPLEEADPTHIGRYRLLGRLGSGGMGSVYLGRTPGGRPAAVKVVNAHLRTNPEALDRFRREVETLGTVRNAFTAALIDAEVTTPPFWMATEYVPGPTLADAVDASGPFPVDLARAVLAALAEGLADIHVHGVLHRDIKPQNVILSATGPQLIDFGIARSEAMANITLPGAAIGTPGFIAPETLTQGETGPAADVFALGVTMAYCLTGRAPYGRGSAATVSYRTVHEEMDLAGVPAEMARLIRSCAEKDPARRPEPQRIVELCDSEIDIVRHLAYQRITASTRSRSREDTAAVADAGLLPPDADAAAPAPLAPVVHSAPTVAAGTQFLPPQAYSDPAGASAAVSAPGGRPAWYRRTAFLAVVAVAVVAVVAATILTLRSSGSAADLKEPEASGNHSDSGGGPGGKELPQSMTVRGREVLKAGQTLQTAHVRLVMQKNGNLVSYDKADKPTWASGTSGKNYEAVFQEDGNLVVYTAAHKAVWASNTGASKGAVLELRTDGDVAITKGGRDLFSTDTVAGLPETKTVQAPKTLETGEFLQTAHVKLVMQEDGNLVAYGDDRSRWASRTSGENYKAVFQEDGNLVVYTADDKQVWATDTMRPEGGALLEFRVDGTVAIAKDGRDLWSSGDGSE, encoded by the coding sequence ATGCCTGCGCGCTCACTACCGGTGGCGCCGGAACCGGCACTCCGATGCGGGGGTCTTGGGCACCAGCCTCGTTGTCGCGATCCGTGTCGTACGGATCCCTGCGTTCGATCTGCCTGGAGGGCGTGTCAGGTGTACCCGTTAGAAGAAGCCGATCCGACACACATCGGTCGCTATCGGTTGCTCGGCCGGCTCGGATCCGGAGGGATGGGAAGTGTCTACCTCGGACGGACTCCGGGCGGCCGGCCCGCCGCAGTGAAGGTCGTCAATGCCCATCTCCGGACCAATCCCGAGGCGTTGGACCGGTTCCGGCGGGAGGTGGAGACCCTGGGCACCGTCCGCAACGCGTTCACGGCCGCCCTCATCGACGCCGAAGTCACCACCCCGCCCTTCTGGATGGCGACCGAGTACGTGCCCGGACCGACGCTGGCCGACGCGGTCGACGCCTCCGGGCCGTTCCCGGTCGACCTCGCGCGCGCCGTCCTGGCGGCTCTCGCCGAGGGGCTGGCCGACATCCACGTACATGGCGTGCTGCACCGTGACATCAAGCCGCAGAACGTCATTCTGTCGGCCACCGGACCCCAGCTCATCGACTTCGGCATCGCCCGCAGCGAGGCCATGGCGAACATCACGCTGCCCGGTGCCGCCATCGGCACCCCTGGGTTCATCGCACCGGAGACCCTCACCCAGGGCGAGACCGGACCGGCCGCCGATGTCTTCGCGCTGGGCGTCACCATGGCCTACTGCCTCACCGGACGAGCACCGTACGGCCGGGGCTCGGCGGCCACCGTCTCCTACCGCACCGTGCACGAGGAGATGGACCTCGCGGGCGTCCCCGCGGAAATGGCCCGGCTGATACGGTCCTGCGCCGAAAAGGACCCGGCCCGTCGGCCCGAGCCGCAGCGCATCGTGGAGCTGTGCGACAGCGAGATCGACATCGTGCGGCACCTCGCCTACCAGCGGATCACCGCGTCAACGCGGTCCCGGTCGAGGGAGGACACGGCGGCCGTCGCCGATGCCGGTCTTCTGCCGCCTGACGCAGATGCCGCTGCACCCGCGCCCTTGGCCCCGGTGGTGCACTCGGCTCCCACGGTCGCCGCCGGTACGCAGTTCCTGCCGCCTCAGGCGTACTCGGATCCGGCCGGTGCGTCCGCGGCCGTGTCCGCGCCCGGCGGGCGACCGGCCTGGTACCGCCGCACAGCGTTCCTCGCCGTCGTGGCGGTGGCCGTCGTCGCGGTCGTCGCGGCGACCATCCTCACTCTCCGGAGCTCCGGTTCGGCCGCAGACCTCAAGGAGCCGGAGGCGTCCGGGAATCACAGCGACTCCGGTGGCGGTCCGGGGGGTAAAGAGCTGCCGCAGTCGATGACAGTGCGTGGCCGCGAGGTGCTTAAGGCTGGGCAGACCCTCCAGACGGCTCATGTGCGGCTGGTCATGCAAAAGAACGGCAACCTGGTCTCCTACGACAAGGCCGATAAGCCCACTTGGGCGTCTGGGACGTCCGGCAAGAACTACGAGGCGGTGTTCCAGGAGGATGGCAACCTGGTCGTCTACACCGCCGCCCATAAGGCGGTCTGGGCCTCGAACACCGGAGCCTCCAAGGGCGCGGTTCTCGAACTGCGCACCGACGGTGACGTCGCCATCACCAAGGGCGGCCGTGATCTGTTCAGCACCGATACGGTCGCCGGGCTCCCGGAGACGAAGACGGTCCAGGCCCCCAAGACGCTGGAGACCGGTGAATTCCTCCAGACGGCACATGTGAAGCTGGTCATGCAGGAGGACGGCAACCTGGTCGCCTACGGCGACGACCGGAGCCGTTGGGCCTCCCGCACGTCCGGCGAGAACTACAAGGCGGTATTCCAAGAGGACGGCAACCTGGTCGTCTACACCGCCGACGACAAGCAGGTATGGGCCACCGATACGATGCGTCCCGAGGGTGGCGCGCTTCTGGAGTTCCGCGTCGACGGCACCGTCGCAATCGCCAAGGACGGACGGGATCTATGGAGCAGCGGCGACGGCAGCGAGTGA